From the genome of Gracilibacillus salitolerans, one region includes:
- a CDS encoding LLM class flavin-dependent oxidoreductase, whose protein sequence is MKLSVLDQAPISRGDTPEQTLANSLELAQWTEQLGYNRYWVAEHHNTNGLASSSPEIMITRIASVTTKIKVGSGGVLLPQYSPYKIAEDFKTLAGFFPERIDLGVGRSPGGSQLTRSALTDHQNKSLSDFPRQLIDLQGFLHNSLPREHEFRLVKAGPRVEKVPPIWVLGLSERGGTNAAELGVGFVFGHFINPANGEKIMQTYREKFKPSVSMDQPKTMVCIFVICAETEEEAEELALTQDKWLLSVGKGADTKVPSIEEVRKKPFTQEELDMMKKNRERCIIGTPSKIKQELTRLQHMYQTEEFMLITNIHDFEAKKRSYQLIAEAIL, encoded by the coding sequence ATGAAATTAAGTGTATTAGATCAAGCGCCAATTTCAAGAGGAGATACTCCAGAACAAACACTGGCAAATTCATTGGAACTTGCGCAATGGACGGAGCAGCTTGGGTACAATCGTTATTGGGTAGCAGAGCATCATAATACCAATGGATTGGCAAGCTCCTCACCAGAAATTATGATAACAAGAATTGCTTCTGTGACCACCAAGATCAAGGTGGGTTCTGGAGGTGTGTTATTACCGCAGTATAGTCCATATAAAATAGCTGAAGACTTCAAAACACTAGCAGGATTCTTTCCTGAGCGGATTGATTTAGGTGTAGGCCGATCTCCAGGTGGTTCACAATTAACACGATCTGCCCTCACTGATCATCAAAACAAAAGCTTGAGTGACTTTCCACGTCAGCTTATCGATTTACAGGGGTTTTTACATAATTCACTGCCCAGAGAACATGAATTTCGTTTGGTAAAAGCGGGTCCCCGAGTGGAAAAAGTGCCACCGATATGGGTATTGGGTTTGTCAGAGCGCGGCGGAACAAATGCAGCGGAACTTGGAGTCGGATTTGTCTTCGGTCATTTTATCAACCCTGCTAATGGTGAAAAAATAATGCAGACATATCGCGAGAAATTTAAGCCTTCTGTGTCAATGGACCAGCCTAAAACGATGGTCTGTATTTTTGTCATCTGTGCCGAAACAGAAGAAGAGGCAGAAGAATTAGCATTAACACAAGATAAATGGCTACTTAGTGTAGGAAAAGGTGCAGACACGAAAGTGCCATCGATAGAAGAAGTCCGAAAGAAACCTTTTACGCAAGAAGAACTGGATATGATGAAGAAAAACAGAGAGCGTTGTATTATCGGAACACCATCCAAAATAAAACAGGAGCTTACTCGCCTACAACATATGTATCAAACAGAGGAATTTATGCTTATCACCAATATTCACGACTTTGAAGCAAAAAAGAGGTCCTATCAGCTGATAGCAGAAGCGATACTGTAA
- a CDS encoding HPr family phosphocarrier protein gives MKKFLSKEIHLHERLTINQLLALHTYQKNYHGDIYLLLNHKTITLENLANLVSLSLTITPKSKIQLIVEGENAQEALDELTECIYREVYIFAN, from the coding sequence ATGAAGAAATTTTTATCAAAAGAAATTCATCTGCATGAACGGTTAACTATCAATCAGCTGCTAGCTTTACACACATATCAAAAAAATTATCACGGTGATATATACCTACTTTTAAATCATAAAACTATTACTCTCGAAAACTTGGCAAATCTTGTTTCCCTATCATTAACAATAACACCGAAATCTAAGATTCAGTTAATTGTGGAAGGAGAAAATGCTCAGGAAGCATTGGATGAACTAACGGAATGTATTTATCGAGAGGTATATATTTTTGCCAATTAA
- a CDS encoding TetR/AcrR family transcriptional regulator produces MSDKLDRRKKYTRMVLKDSLIELMNEKTFSSITVKEVCFRADINRSTFYTHFTDVLALLYSIEEEIIEEMNKSLNAFSFAKEEESIQMTEKLLEYIKERKEIFEALLENNTGTSFEKRVMDIARHCLMNKTHTANIDAASYLSTFMVSGSIHVIKDWLLNNHTQSPKQMAELISQFTNKGIGSLNL; encoded by the coding sequence TTGAGTGACAAATTAGACCGCCGCAAAAAATACACGCGAATGGTCTTGAAAGACAGCTTGATCGAATTAATGAACGAGAAAACTTTTTCATCGATAACCGTAAAAGAAGTCTGCTTTCGTGCTGATATTAACCGTTCTACCTTTTACACACATTTTACCGATGTACTTGCTTTACTTTACTCTATAGAAGAAGAAATTATTGAAGAAATGAATAAATCGTTAAATGCATTCAGTTTCGCCAAAGAAGAAGAGTCGATCCAGATGACGGAGAAATTGTTGGAGTATATCAAGGAACGAAAAGAGATTTTTGAGGCATTACTAGAAAATAATACTGGGACAAGCTTTGAAAAAAGAGTGATGGATATAGCAAGGCATTGTTTAATGAATAAGACGCATACAGCTAACATAGATGCCGCTTCCTACTTAAGCACATTTATGGTTTCGGGATCCATCCATGTTATCAAAGACTGGCTACTCAACAACCATACACAATCTCCTAAACAAATGGCTGAACTGATAAGCCAATTTACCAATAAAGGTATAGGATCCTTGAATTTATAA
- a CDS encoding phosphatidate cytidylyltransferase: MRETIWTLSIIFFILLSITIVFKIITRLQSEKDFTTIQLRVKTWWGMFIIFCFATLFNTTVSLIAIMVLCYFALREYFSMMKTRKSDRRIFLWAYVMIPLQFYWIYIGWYGMFIVFIPVYVFLFLPLPRIIGKGTVGFLRSVSFTQWGLILMVFGLSHLAYFPVATPEFGANLVLYLIILTQVNDVIQFVISLYFGKRKVAPTANPYITWEGFIGAVVTTTVISYFIYPLLTPLDVTFGIVSGILISVSGYFGSLTISVLKRDLLIGNKDTLERFKDRYLNRIDSLTYTAPVFFHVIRYFFDFM; this comes from the coding sequence ATGAGGGAAACGATTTGGACTTTATCTATTATCTTTTTTATTTTGTTAAGCATAACAATAGTTTTTAAGATTATTACAAGACTACAATCAGAGAAGGATTTTACTACGATACAACTCCGTGTGAAGACATGGTGGGGAATGTTCATAATCTTCTGTTTTGCTACATTATTTAATACGACCGTTTCATTAATCGCCATCATGGTATTATGTTATTTCGCATTGAGGGAATATTTCTCGATGATGAAAACAAGAAAGTCAGATAGACGGATTTTTTTATGGGCTTATGTAATGATTCCCTTACAATTTTACTGGATTTACATTGGCTGGTACGGTATGTTCATTGTGTTCATTCCTGTCTATGTTTTCTTATTTTTACCCCTACCACGTATTATTGGCAAAGGTACTGTGGGCTTTTTGCGATCGGTTAGCTTTACCCAGTGGGGGTTAATACTGATGGTATTCGGTTTAAGTCATTTAGCCTACTTCCCGGTTGCGACTCCGGAATTCGGAGCAAACCTTGTATTGTATTTGATTATTCTAACTCAGGTCAATGATGTCATCCAATTTGTGATTTCCCTCTATTTCGGCAAACGGAAAGTTGCACCAACAGCAAATCCATATATTACATGGGAAGGATTTATTGGAGCAGTTGTTACGACAACAGTTATATCCTATTTCATTTATCCATTATTAACACCGTTAGATGTTACATTTGGTATTGTATCAGGTATTTTAATCAGTGTTTCTGGATACTTTGGAAGTTTGACCATATCAGTATTAAAGCGGGATCTCTTAATAGGAAACAAAGATACCTTAGAGCGGTTTAAGGATCGTTATCTTAATCGAATTGATAGTTTAACCTATACGGCACCAGTATTTTTTCACGTGATCCGGTACTTTTTTGATTTTATGTAA
- a CDS encoding YhgE/Pip domain-containing protein, with amino-acid sequence MKIKRFSLLLIVGLLAFSPFNVVAASSAAPKDEVIYSTLQSNGEELDMYVVNSFEVEGPGELVDYGDYTSIKNLTDLSEITKEDDTISFTASEDSFYYQGNLENNPLPWEFDISYQLDGEEMTPEEMLGQDGHLQIGMETSANEEVNPIFFENYLLQISLTLDTERYQEIEAEDGTIANAGKDKQVTFTVMPEKEESFLLEADVTDFELKGIEISAVPSSMSIDSPEVDDVTEDFETLSDATTEIDDGVGELADGISELNSGVSSLKNGSSDYQDGITQISNGSADLISGSESIDQALVTMKDSIDQDVETGDFSALQEGLEQIARGLREASNGLTTLQENYTQAYDALDESINAIPSYDISEEEIQALYQSGAESEVVDKLVETYEAALTAKGTYDQVSEAFAAVAPTLDEVSSSQTDMATSLETMAEQIAAASEGMDIQEGLKELQEGLATLSDNYKEFHAGLEEYTNGVDELSNAYQDLHNGIVELEDGTSSLENGVGELHDGTTELADSTSDLPDQMQDEIDEMINDYDKSDFDAVSFVSDKNENVQSVQFVIKTESITQDEEDDEEEETEEEKSFWDRLLDLFR; translated from the coding sequence ATGAAAATAAAACGATTTTCATTATTGTTGATAGTGGGTTTACTTGCATTCTCTCCTTTTAACGTAGTAGCAGCCAGTTCTGCTGCTCCAAAGGATGAGGTGATCTATTCAACATTACAGTCAAATGGAGAAGAATTGGATATGTATGTGGTAAACAGCTTTGAAGTGGAAGGACCAGGAGAATTAGTCGACTACGGTGATTATACAAGTATTAAAAACTTGACTGATTTATCTGAGATAACAAAAGAGGATGATACCATTTCATTCACTGCTTCGGAAGATTCCTTTTACTATCAAGGTAATCTGGAGAACAACCCATTACCGTGGGAGTTTGATATCAGTTACCAGCTTGATGGTGAAGAAATGACTCCGGAGGAAATGCTCGGACAAGATGGTCATCTTCAGATTGGGATGGAAACTTCTGCAAATGAAGAAGTTAATCCTATCTTTTTTGAAAATTATTTATTACAAATCTCTCTTACTTTAGATACGGAACGATATCAGGAAATTGAGGCAGAAGACGGAACCATCGCAAATGCCGGGAAAGATAAGCAAGTCACATTTACGGTGATGCCGGAGAAAGAGGAAAGTTTTCTGTTGGAAGCAGATGTAACAGATTTTGAACTCAAAGGTATCGAGATATCGGCTGTTCCTTCCTCCATGTCCATTGATTCACCGGAAGTTGATGATGTAACAGAGGATTTCGAAACATTATCAGATGCTACGACAGAAATTGATGACGGAGTAGGCGAATTAGCGGACGGAATTTCAGAATTGAATAGCGGTGTATCAAGTCTGAAAAATGGTTCCAGTGATTATCAAGATGGCATCACACAAATAAGTAATGGATCAGCTGATTTGATCAGTGGTAGTGAATCCATTGATCAGGCATTGGTAACGATGAAAGATTCAATCGATCAAGACGTTGAAACGGGAGACTTTAGTGCATTGCAGGAAGGCCTCGAACAAATTGCTCGCGGCTTAAGAGAAGCGAGCAACGGATTAACGACATTGCAGGAAAATTATACGCAAGCCTATGATGCGCTGGATGAATCGATAAATGCTATTCCGTCATACGATATTTCAGAAGAAGAGATTCAGGCATTATATCAAAGTGGAGCTGAGTCTGAAGTGGTAGACAAATTAGTTGAAACGTATGAGGCAGCTCTTACTGCAAAAGGTACTTATGATCAAGTCAGCGAAGCTTTTGCAGCAGTTGCACCAACTTTAGATGAAGTAAGCAGTTCACAAACGGACATGGCAACTTCACTGGAAACAATGGCTGAACAAATCGCAGCAGCAAGTGAAGGAATGGATATTCAGGAAGGCTTAAAAGAATTACAAGAAGGATTAGCTACTCTTTCTGATAATTATAAAGAATTTCATGCTGGACTTGAGGAATATACAAATGGTGTTGATGAACTGTCCAATGCCTATCAAGACCTTCATAATGGCATTGTCGAATTGGAAGATGGTACTTCTTCATTGGAAAATGGTGTAGGAGAATTACATGATGGAACAACAGAATTGGCTGATTCAACTAGTGATTTACCGGACCAAATGCAGGATGAAATAGATGAGATGATCAATGATTACGATAAGTCAGATTTTGATGCAGTATCATTTGTTTCCGACAAAAATGAAAATGTGCAATCCGTTCAATTTGTAATTAAAACGGAAAGTATTACGCAAGATGAAGAAGATGATGAGGAAGAAGAGACAGAAGAGGAGAAAAGCTTCTGGGATCGATTATTAGACCTATTTAGATAA
- a CDS encoding efflux RND transporter permease subunit, which produces MVDYLPDDAPSTNAMDTMEDEFEASVANSRVLIHDVTVQEALEYKDQIAAIDGVSDVTWLDDAIDIKTPIEIADKDTVESYYKDQNALFSFHIREGDEVEVTDQIYELIGANNALSGEAVDTASSQKMAGTESAYAALLLVPIIIIILIVSTNSWMEPVFFLTAIGVSVLINLGTNIFLGEVSFVTQSVAPILQLAVSLDYAIFLLHSFSDFRNKGEEPTNAMRLAMKRSFPAIAASASTTFFGFTALTFMNFEIGADLGLNLVKGILLSFISVMIFLPALTITFYKWIDRTQHKQLIPNFKNIGRRVVKLRIPSLILVLLMIVPAFLAQSNTNFIYGVGEHPDSTRIGVDEQTIEDAFGKYTPMVILVPKGDIAKEEELVHDLEQLDHVSSVLAYVNTVSAAIPPEYLDESVTEQFYSENYSRIILHTNANAEGDAAFDLIDEIEETAESYYGEDILALGESVTLYDIKNTVEKDNVVVNVLTILAIAVVLLITFRSISMPIVLLLTIQAAVWFNLSVPYFMDSSLVYVGYLIISTVQLAATVDYAILLSEAYNLNRKEMSALKAIKKTLDEKIFSILISASILSSVGFILWMTSTNPIVGSIGLLLGRGALLAFILVVFFLPAMLLVFDKVIEKTTWKPNFHKERD; this is translated from the coding sequence ATGGTAGATTATTTACCAGATGACGCACCCTCAACAAATGCTATGGATACAATGGAAGATGAATTTGAAGCATCTGTCGCCAATTCACGGGTCTTGATTCATGATGTAACTGTGCAGGAAGCATTAGAATATAAAGATCAAATCGCAGCCATTGATGGTGTTAGTGATGTTACCTGGCTAGATGATGCCATTGATATCAAAACACCGATTGAAATAGCTGATAAGGATACAGTTGAATCTTACTACAAAGATCAAAATGCTTTGTTTTCTTTCCATATTCGGGAAGGTGATGAAGTAGAAGTTACCGATCAAATTTATGAATTAATTGGTGCAAATAATGCACTATCTGGAGAAGCAGTAGATACCGCATCGTCACAAAAAATGGCAGGGACAGAATCTGCTTATGCTGCATTACTGTTAGTGCCGATTATCATTATTATATTGATAGTGTCGACGAATTCCTGGATGGAGCCAGTTTTCTTCCTTACGGCAATAGGGGTATCCGTGCTGATCAACCTTGGAACCAATATATTCTTGGGAGAAGTATCATTTGTCACCCAGTCGGTTGCACCAATACTTCAGTTAGCGGTGTCGCTCGACTATGCGATCTTTTTGTTACATAGCTTTTCCGACTTTCGTAACAAAGGGGAAGAACCGACAAATGCAATGCGTCTGGCTATGAAGCGGTCATTCCCAGCTATCGCAGCAAGTGCATCGACAACCTTTTTCGGATTTACGGCACTCACATTTATGAATTTTGAAATTGGTGCTGATTTAGGGCTTAATTTAGTAAAAGGGATTCTGCTGAGCTTTATTAGTGTAATGATCTTTTTACCAGCATTAACGATTACCTTTTACAAATGGATTGATAGGACGCAACATAAACAGCTTATTCCGAACTTTAAAAATATCGGCAGACGTGTTGTAAAACTGAGAATACCAAGCTTAATTCTCGTACTGTTAATGATTGTTCCGGCTTTCTTGGCCCAAAGTAATACGAACTTTATTTATGGTGTTGGGGAACACCCAGATTCTACACGTATCGGTGTGGATGAACAAACGATTGAGGATGCGTTTGGCAAATATACTCCAATGGTTATACTTGTGCCAAAAGGAGACATTGCAAAAGAAGAAGAACTGGTACATGATCTAGAACAACTCGATCATGTGTCCAGTGTGCTAGCTTATGTGAATACAGTCAGTGCAGCGATTCCTCCTGAGTATTTAGACGAATCAGTAACAGAACAATTTTACTCAGAAAACTATTCACGGATTATTTTGCATACAAATGCGAATGCAGAGGGTGATGCTGCCTTTGACTTAATTGATGAAATAGAAGAAACGGCAGAAAGCTATTACGGAGAGGACATTCTTGCGTTAGGTGAAAGTGTAACGCTTTATGATATTAAGAACACAGTGGAAAAGGATAATGTAGTAGTTAATGTCCTTACTATTCTAGCGATTGCGGTTGTGTTATTGATCACCTTCCGCTCGATTTCGATGCCGATTGTTTTGCTGCTAACGATACAGGCAGCAGTGTGGTTTAACTTATCTGTACCATACTTTATGGATTCGTCCCTTGTGTATGTAGGTTATCTGATTATAAGCACGGTTCAGTTAGCAGCGACGGTAGATTATGCGATTCTTTTATCAGAAGCATATAACCTAAACCGCAAAGAGATGTCTGCACTAAAAGCGATTAAGAAAACATTGGATGAGAAAATCTTTTCAATTTTAATATCTGCTTCGATTTTATCAAGTGTAGGGTTTATATTATGGATGACTTCTACGAACCCAATTGTAGGATCGATCGGTTTGTTACTTGGTAGAGGAGCATTACTGGCATTTATATTGGTCGTATTTTTCTTGCCGGCCATGCTGTTAGTGTTTGATAAAGTAATTGAGAAGACAACATGGAAACCAAATTTTCACAAGGAGAGAGATTGA